A stretch of Endozoicomonas sp. SCSIO W0465 DNA encodes these proteins:
- a CDS encoding polysaccharide biosynthesis/export family protein: protein MTTLYDTGIVRSVWQTLVILLLLSVSSVEVSANAPIEKGGVFFIKLSDDGRTLPLLQVDEVMAITFPDGMVLNVMGMNEEAAAGEILREIGESYNIESVNYIAPERLINIAILGDIQNPGKYPFPIDSLLTSLNSYYAFFDDTDVEADFTLIRNSQHIKVPAAQSAGWQLEADDALLISLREKAPEKTVDSQNQPDSEKEISPQPGLKSNQSAGIEAHTVVAQVNEEETVPKVTDPASATSAVADASGVEVEMSSVRMRDPEKYELQSGDILVIGLPGEEGFNTNFLIGRDGTIHLPEVGQIEVAGLTLRTADKAIYTALSDVSLGLIN from the coding sequence ATGACGACGCTCTATGACACCGGTATAGTCCGCAGTGTGTGGCAAACTCTGGTAATCCTCTTGTTACTTTCAGTGTCTTCTGTGGAAGTATCTGCAAATGCCCCTATAGAAAAAGGTGGGGTGTTTTTCATTAAGCTGAGTGATGATGGCAGGACTCTTCCGCTTCTGCAGGTTGATGAGGTGATGGCAATCACTTTTCCTGATGGAATGGTTCTCAATGTTATGGGAATGAATGAAGAGGCTGCTGCTGGTGAAATACTCAGGGAAATTGGTGAATCTTATAATATTGAGAGCGTAAATTATATTGCTCCGGAACGTTTGATCAACATTGCCATCCTTGGTGATATCCAAAATCCCGGGAAGTACCCGTTTCCCATTGATTCATTGTTAACCAGTCTTAATTCATACTACGCTTTTTTTGACGATACCGACGTTGAAGCAGATTTTACCCTGATCAGGAACAGTCAGCATATTAAAGTGCCAGCCGCACAATCAGCGGGATGGCAGCTGGAAGCCGATGATGCTCTGCTGATTTCTTTACGGGAGAAAGCGCCTGAAAAAACAGTTGATTCGCAGAATCAGCCGGACAGTGAAAAAGAAATTTCACCTCAACCTGGTTTGAAAAGCAATCAAAGCGCTGGCATAGAAGCCCACACGGTGGTTGCACAGGTAAACGAAGAAGAGACTGTGCCAAAGGTGACCGATCCAGCATCAGCTACTTCCGCAGTAGCCGATGCATCAGGCGTTGAGGTTGAAATGTCATCAGTCCGGATGAGAGATCCGGAAAAGTATGAGCTGCAGTCTGGTGATATTCTGGTTATCGGATTGCCGGGAGAAGAAGGATTTAATACTAACTTTCTTATTGGTAGAGATGGGACTATTCACCTTCCTGAAGTTGGACAGATCGAAGTTGCAGGCCTCACATTAAGAACAGCTGATAAAGCAATTTATACGGCACTATCCGATGTTTCCTTGGGCTTGATAAACTGA
- a CDS encoding GNVR domain-containing protein: MSSEILRNLFRLLSAAWRRRYTICVPILIMPVVGFFASFMAPKFYEAHTTILLQNTTELNPILEDFTISTNLEERQLALKILLKSRKVLKGVAKAVGFIDYKSSEEQIDEAIDELSRSLSIVFGGDLVKIYYRSQNKTDIKELLTKVTQHFLTLVQAPQKSWQVASTQFLKDQVDRRHQELSDAELELSEYKARFALELPELHKANVTRLAELRQLLMEKETELVGAKAAMEEFNGNLAQTNPVIGKLEERIINTRTTLSMLRSRYTDKHSKVQTLVRELDRLQAERQRMIAESSQLKTEDVQRLWNLASSTPTVSMDNPQRGQTTILASQLQAVQEAKAKVNSLQNEVKNIKEQTDQLQSKVQQFAEVERTLVELQRDFGIKQKLYDDFLNRYVMAKVTEDLSAYQESEQVKIIDEPFTPSSPNALPASLFIVAGIFAGLGIGTGLAAISEISDTTLRFQDSIERIAGVSVLARIPSMPTAPNVVYDPEKDWFDEGEVSA, encoded by the coding sequence GTGTCCAGTGAAATCCTGAGAAACCTTTTTCGACTTCTCAGCGCCGCCTGGCGCCGCCGCTACACTATTTGTGTGCCTATTCTCATCATGCCGGTGGTTGGTTTTTTTGCCAGCTTCATGGCTCCCAAATTTTATGAAGCGCACACCACTATACTGCTTCAGAATACCACCGAGCTAAACCCGATTCTGGAAGATTTCACTATATCCACAAACCTGGAAGAACGACAATTAGCCCTGAAAATACTCCTTAAGAGCCGCAAAGTATTAAAGGGTGTTGCTAAAGCCGTTGGGTTTATCGACTATAAGTCGTCTGAGGAGCAAATAGATGAGGCCATTGATGAACTCTCACGCTCACTGTCCATCGTCTTCGGCGGTGATCTCGTCAAAATCTATTATCGAAGTCAGAACAAAACCGATATTAAAGAACTGCTGACCAAAGTTACTCAACACTTCCTTACTCTGGTTCAGGCACCACAAAAATCATGGCAGGTAGCTTCAACCCAGTTTCTCAAGGATCAGGTAGATCGTCGACATCAGGAGCTTTCTGATGCTGAGCTGGAATTATCTGAATACAAGGCAAGGTTCGCATTGGAACTTCCAGAACTCCATAAAGCGAACGTAACCAGACTGGCAGAACTCCGCCAACTGCTAATGGAAAAAGAGACAGAACTGGTCGGTGCCAAAGCTGCAATGGAAGAGTTCAATGGTAACCTGGCTCAAACCAACCCCGTTATCGGTAAACTTGAAGAGCGAATTATTAACACACGCACCACGCTGAGTATGCTTCGCTCCCGTTATACAGATAAGCACAGCAAGGTTCAGACGCTGGTAAGAGAGCTCGACAGGTTGCAAGCTGAACGACAGAGAATGATTGCTGAAAGCAGTCAATTAAAAACGGAAGATGTTCAGCGTCTATGGAACCTGGCGTCATCAACGCCCACTGTGTCAATGGATAATCCCCAGAGAGGACAGACCACCATTCTGGCCTCTCAGCTTCAGGCAGTTCAGGAAGCCAAAGCCAAAGTCAACAGCCTTCAGAATGAAGTGAAAAACATCAAAGAGCAGACCGACCAGCTCCAGAGTAAAGTGCAGCAGTTTGCTGAAGTAGAGCGGACTCTTGTTGAACTGCAACGAGACTTCGGTATCAAGCAAAAACTTTATGATGATTTTCTTAACCGTTATGTCATGGCAAAAGTGACAGAGGACCTGAGCGCTTACCAAGAATCAGAACAAGTTAAAATCATCGACGAACCCTTCACCCCCAGCAGTCCTAATGCACTTCCAGCCTCATTATTTATTGTGGCAGGCATCTTTGCTGGTCTTGGTATCGGTACCGGACTGGCTGCGATTTCAGAAATATCCGATACTACCTTACGATTCCAGGACAGTATTGAGCGAATTGCAGGGGTATCCGTTCTGGCAAGAATACCATCAATGCCCACAGCACCAAACGTGGTTTACGATCCGGAAAAAGACTGGTTCGATGAGGGAGAGGTATCAGCATGA
- a CDS encoding lipopolysaccharide biosynthesis protein produces the protein MELGQNVIKGLKVGATLRLAAQIFTWLNTLILIRLLTPDDYGLMAMTMAFIGIFALMGDFGIGKAIIQVEELNTTQLRQAFTINIVSCLVFFSFFFSIAPYIAGFFDEPRLTILVQAVACQHLIMVFHTLPYAMASRKMLFKAREKVQFYTTLITSVVTIAMAASGLGVWSLILGHLFMRLGLTIGYNCITPCWVWPALSFRGFSKMAGFSGIATVNDVLRYFVNVSGNISIGRLLTKTDLGVFSVARNLANLPSDKIGELLNHLGLSSFAKLQNERSVAGQYLYKSVQLASLVLFPMYLGMCAISPELITLILSDKWAAAIVPFQILCLTSPFRMLSEMMATGITAIGEPGKNCRTLLLTILTLPIFFFGIQYGVEGACWAWLSINLISFAFHLKLILPAFELKSSSFLSALLPSLCSAMVMLACLLLIRDQLSSRVHEVALLFLMVLAGVLLFSATQLLFFRRQLFTTLKYLRH, from the coding sequence ATGGAACTCGGCCAGAACGTTATCAAAGGATTGAAAGTTGGAGCGACGCTGCGCCTTGCGGCACAGATCTTCACCTGGCTCAACACACTGATTCTTATCCGCCTCCTGACCCCCGATGATTATGGTCTTATGGCCATGACCATGGCTTTTATCGGTATATTTGCGCTGATGGGAGACTTTGGTATTGGCAAAGCGATCATTCAGGTCGAAGAACTCAACACAACCCAACTGAGACAGGCATTCACCATTAACATTGTTTCCTGCCTGGTCTTTTTCAGTTTTTTCTTTTCAATTGCTCCGTATATCGCCGGTTTCTTTGATGAACCACGGCTTACCATTCTTGTCCAGGCTGTAGCCTGCCAGCATCTCATTATGGTGTTCCATACGCTGCCTTATGCCATGGCCAGCCGCAAGATGCTGTTCAAAGCCCGGGAAAAGGTTCAGTTTTATACAACCCTGATAACCAGTGTTGTTACCATTGCCATGGCTGCTTCCGGTCTCGGTGTATGGTCCCTGATTCTGGGGCATTTATTCATGCGCCTGGGGCTGACCATTGGTTATAACTGCATTACCCCCTGCTGGGTCTGGCCAGCATTGAGTTTCAGGGGTTTCTCTAAAATGGCAGGTTTCAGTGGCATAGCCACTGTTAACGATGTGTTGCGTTATTTCGTCAATGTCTCTGGCAATATAAGCATTGGCCGCCTGCTCACCAAAACAGACCTGGGGGTGTTCTCTGTTGCCCGAAATCTGGCCAACCTTCCCAGTGACAAGATTGGAGAACTTCTAAACCATCTGGGGCTTTCATCATTTGCCAAGCTTCAGAATGAACGCTCTGTTGCCGGACAATATCTGTATAAATCAGTTCAACTTGCCAGTCTGGTGCTATTCCCCATGTATCTGGGTATGTGTGCTATTTCACCTGAACTGATCACCCTGATACTCTCTGACAAATGGGCTGCCGCTATTGTTCCGTTTCAAATTCTCTGCCTGACCAGTCCATTCCGTATGTTGTCGGAAATGATGGCTACCGGTATAACCGCTATTGGTGAACCCGGAAAAAACTGTCGTACCCTGCTGTTAACTATCCTGACACTGCCGATTTTTTTCTTTGGCATTCAATATGGTGTTGAAGGTGCGTGCTGGGCATGGTTAAGCATTAACCTGATTAGCTTTGCTTTTCACCTGAAACTCATTCTGCCAGCATTTGAGCTGAAATCATCATCTTTCCTGAGCGCTCTTCTACCGAGCCTCTGCAGCGCCATGGTTATGCTGGCATGTTTACTACTAATTCGGGATCAATTGTCCAGCCGGGTACATGAGGTGGCTCTACTGTTCCTGATGGTTTTGGCTGGAGTGCTCCTTTTCTCAGCCACTCAGCTCTTGTTTTTTCGTCGCCAGCTTTTTACAACCCTCAAGTACTTACGACACTAG
- a CDS encoding STAS domain-containing protein, with product MDYATYQASSCDVIELHNKFNADTVNEVRGHFDHLIKDCAGDVLVDMSSVNELDSSGIGALVFLYKRLKTESRNLGLLGVSGKPDELLTMLRINQTIKQYESIEEYLSKK from the coding sequence ATGGATTACGCGACTTACCAGGCCAGTAGCTGTGATGTCATTGAATTGCACAATAAATTCAATGCGGATACAGTAAATGAGGTTAGAGGTCATTTTGATCACTTGATTAAAGATTGTGCAGGAGATGTGCTTGTTGATATGAGTTCTGTTAATGAGCTTGATTCTTCAGGTATAGGAGCCTTGGTTTTTCTTTATAAGCGACTTAAGACAGAGAGTAGAAATCTTGGATTGCTTGGTGTTAGTGGAAAGCCTGACGAGTTATTGACAATGCTCAGGATTAACCAGACGATCAAGCAATATGAGAGTATTGAAGAGTATCTGTCGAAAAAATAA
- a CDS encoding acyltransferase has protein sequence MTTGLFSSLIRIFYWTPVFKSQLANIPRKLYLYSGMPLLLGPLTITMGDHCRLSGHTTISGRASGHIKPELKIGNNVGISWQNEIFVGDRIEIGDNVRLAVKVRLVGYPGHPVDPLARARGEPDTDDQVGSIIIEEDAWLAAGVTVMGGVTIGAGTIVATGSVVTRDLPPGVLAGGIPAKVIKSLDLSSERSNG, from the coding sequence ATGACTACAGGGCTCTTCAGCAGTCTGATTCGTATCTTTTACTGGACTCCGGTGTTCAAATCCCAACTCGCCAATATCCCCAGGAAGCTCTATCTCTATTCAGGCATGCCTTTACTACTCGGGCCATTAACAATCACCATGGGTGACCATTGCAGGCTCTCTGGCCATACCACCATCAGTGGCAGAGCTTCAGGCCATATAAAACCAGAACTAAAAATTGGCAACAATGTCGGTATCAGTTGGCAAAACGAAATTTTTGTCGGTGATCGTATTGAGATTGGAGATAACGTTCGGTTAGCCGTCAAAGTAAGGCTGGTCGGTTACCCGGGACATCCTGTTGACCCGTTAGCCAGAGCACGGGGAGAGCCGGATACGGATGATCAGGTTGGCAGCATTATTATCGAAGAGGATGCATGGCTGGCAGCTGGCGTTACTGTTATGGGTGGCGTAACCATTGGAGCAGGCACGATTGTTGCCACTGGCAGCGTTGTCACCAGAGATTTGCCCCCTGGTGTTCTTGCTGGCGGGATTCCGGCCAAGGTCATCAAATCACTGGATTTGTCATCGGAGAGAAGCAATGGCTGA
- a CDS encoding O-antigen ligase, whose amino-acid sequence MLAWHIILTKKVQVYWRHEHTIFARFFGWVVIGIAFSSYPPTAFGSFTSVYMKIGIMVLAISWLMTEHWHFKLAHFLIICSGLAVGGVTLYNNANGIGMVEETRVTIPGTSLGDPNDLSLVLSFPMSYAVALATTKGTGKIRTLLGLIGIVVFVSSIIATQSRGGLLATVAVFGIFGLRIIKSKLLLISIGSFSLMILVAAAGISDRKSGGAAEEGVDASAMGRIHAWEAAFNMALRNPMTGVGLSLFLDNYWDYATHSRAEGQAHVTHSTWFQVMSESGFVGFGLFGFMIFTIFMSIRSSLTRLDRNKGSPEYDPHMTAIAVGTYAGLVGFCVSGSFLSQGFLWPVYIITSISIAIANFMDNHYPAEETEEQKTSIVNKKAETIHGKGLPHARSLKGPNKKQ is encoded by the coding sequence GTGCTGGCCTGGCACATTATCCTGACCAAGAAAGTTCAGGTTTACTGGCGTCATGAACACACCATTTTTGCCCGCTTTTTTGGCTGGGTAGTAATTGGTATAGCATTTTCCAGCTATCCCCCCACCGCTTTCGGCAGCTTCACCAGTGTTTACATGAAAATCGGCATCATGGTATTGGCCATCTCGTGGCTGATGACCGAGCACTGGCACTTCAAGCTGGCGCACTTTCTGATCATCTGTTCTGGCCTGGCTGTGGGCGGTGTCACACTGTATAACAATGCCAACGGTATCGGTATGGTCGAGGAAACCCGTGTCACCATTCCGGGCACCAGTCTGGGTGACCCCAACGACCTCTCTCTGGTTCTCAGCTTTCCCATGAGCTATGCCGTGGCCCTGGCAACCACGAAAGGCACCGGCAAGATCAGAACGCTGCTTGGCCTGATAGGTATTGTTGTCTTTGTTTCATCCATCATTGCAACACAAAGTCGCGGCGGCTTACTGGCGACGGTTGCCGTGTTTGGTATCTTTGGTCTTCGCATCATCAAATCAAAATTGCTGCTCATCAGTATTGGCAGCTTTAGCCTGATGATTCTGGTGGCTGCTGCTGGCATCAGCGACCGTAAATCCGGAGGTGCCGCAGAGGAGGGCGTTGATGCATCAGCGATGGGCCGTATCCATGCCTGGGAAGCGGCTTTTAACATGGCCCTCAGAAACCCGATGACCGGCGTTGGTCTATCTCTCTTCCTGGATAATTACTGGGATTACGCAACCCATAGTCGGGCGGAGGGTCAGGCCCACGTTACCCACAGCACCTGGTTTCAGGTCATGTCAGAATCCGGGTTTGTTGGCTTTGGCCTGTTCGGTTTTATGATTTTCACCATTTTTATGTCGATACGCAGCTCCCTGACACGCCTGGATAGAAATAAAGGGTCACCGGAGTACGATCCCCATATGACCGCTATCGCGGTAGGAACCTATGCAGGACTGGTTGGTTTCTGTGTTTCCGGATCTTTTTTGAGTCAGGGCTTTCTCTGGCCAGTCTACATCATTACATCGATCAGTATTGCCATTGCCAACTTTATGGATAATCACTATCCAGCCGAAGAAACAGAAGAACAAAAAACGTCTATAGTTAATAAAAAAGCTGAAACCATACACGGCAAGGGTTTGCCACATGCTAGATCGCTTAAGGGCCCGAATAAAAAACAGTGA
- a CDS encoding glycosyltransferase family 4 protein, translating into MADHPIIILLDSRQAGGIETHVYQLAKALQSSGWLAEIWFYQKYQAEHPLEQTLKDSAIRFRYLNGRLVQLISELKSTQPLILHTHGYKAGIFGRLAAVITRTPVASTFHNGDPGEGMVRLYSLLDQLSSPISENIAVSDEIARRWIRAPRRIDNFVDVPEHYPSSGKAISFVGRLSHEKGPDLFLQLAKHQPLLPFRLYGSGPMEEILQKQQVHNVMFMGQVKSMEAHWREIGLLCITSRFEGLPMVALEAMAHGVPVLSFPLGGLPDLILQGFNGWTSPVGDLNEMSNLLQFWFSLPEAVKWQIREACVATIINRYSSQAILPKILDVYQQAVQAKGHDWPKTLKTASAHSLTNKKQDRSQTVG; encoded by the coding sequence ATGGCTGATCATCCCATTATCATACTCTTGGACTCCCGCCAGGCAGGTGGTATCGAGACTCATGTTTACCAACTTGCCAAAGCGCTTCAAAGCAGTGGCTGGCTTGCAGAAATCTGGTTCTACCAAAAATACCAGGCTGAGCATCCTTTAGAACAGACGTTAAAAGACTCTGCAATCCGTTTCCGTTATCTCAATGGCAGGTTGGTTCAGCTGATTTCAGAACTCAAATCCACACAGCCGCTGATACTACATACCCATGGGTACAAAGCCGGTATTTTTGGCCGCCTGGCAGCAGTCATCACAAGAACACCTGTGGCCTCCACCTTTCATAATGGGGATCCGGGTGAAGGTATGGTCCGACTATATTCACTGCTGGATCAGTTAAGCAGCCCGATTTCTGAAAATATCGCAGTCAGTGATGAGATTGCCAGAAGATGGATCAGAGCCCCTCGTCGGATTGATAATTTTGTAGATGTTCCAGAACATTACCCATCTTCGGGAAAAGCCATCTCGTTTGTTGGTCGGTTGAGTCACGAGAAAGGTCCTGACCTGTTTCTGCAGCTGGCCAAGCACCAACCACTACTCCCCTTCAGGCTCTATGGTAGTGGCCCAATGGAAGAAATACTCCAAAAGCAGCAAGTCCATAATGTCATGTTCATGGGCCAGGTTAAGTCCATGGAAGCCCATTGGCGTGAAATCGGCCTGTTGTGTATAACATCCCGTTTTGAAGGCTTACCCATGGTCGCACTGGAAGCCATGGCTCATGGCGTACCTGTCCTCAGTTTTCCATTGGGAGGACTTCCCGACCTCATTTTGCAGGGCTTCAACGGCTGGACCTCTCCGGTTGGAGACCTCAATGAAATGAGTAATTTGCTGCAATTCTGGTTTTCCCTGCCAGAGGCAGTGAAGTGGCAAATCAGGGAAGCCTGTGTTGCCACGATCATCAATAGATACTCAAGTCAGGCGATCCTGCCAAAGATTCTTGATGTATACCAGCAAGCGGTACAGGCAAAAGGGCACGATTGGCCCAAAACACTCAAAACAGCATCCGCTCATAGTCTGACTAATAAGAAACAGGATCGCTCTCAAACGGTTGGATAA
- a CDS encoding bifunctional diguanylate cyclase/phosphodiesterase, with the protein MDTHKDMHPAEHLSIKLLKVVLLCACILGVLLSLVQVFLDAHQSNADIDRKAREMLAMIHEPASRSAYRLDTDMAQEVLNGLLEIKSVQVAAIRLDDNSKLAMVERPIFASRYRLLSDYIFDPIRIHRQQLYSHEPEKEHFGELILSIDTAYEGKAFIQRSIVVLFAGIIRAIAMALLLYLIYSTLLTRPMNRLIHHLSSINPEEPGQQQLPVPEGNEKNELGLWVRTANKLLTSINYHQSLRQKAEARIMRLSQYDYLTRLPNRRTIQNQINTFIQKATKKHENIAILCLGLDDFKSLNAQVNFNAAEHILVKVADRLRNCIGNNAYIGRLGEDQFAIIQSKIEQPYEAAEMAQSLIRQLDRPFEINSEQLTISATVGITLFPGDGEDVDTLLQQAEFAMIMAKSRSHNRYQFYVATLDTEVRQRKRLEMDLHQALEKCELSLAFQPQFNYQQRKLSGAEALLRWNHPEKGLISPDMFIPMAEHSLDIIPIGDWVLENACQQLNKWHIAGFHNLRMAVNLSAIQLQDQNIADRIAFLLNKYQVPPEALELEVTETSIIDDLEASKAQLQTIKSIGVTLALDDFGTGYSSLGYLKQFPFDKIKIDKSFIEDLPENRENCGIVEAIVQIGKSFGLKVLAEGVETVEQDAYLAQRGCQEGQGYYYGKPLSAHDFISLVSSQSVSSSNTQVKARDNGSEGDNNG; encoded by the coding sequence ATGGATACACACAAGGACATGCATCCTGCAGAACATCTGTCCATCAAATTGCTAAAGGTGGTTCTTCTCTGTGCCTGCATATTAGGTGTTTTGTTGAGCCTTGTGCAGGTGTTCCTGGACGCTCACCAGTCCAACGCTGACATTGATCGGAAAGCCAGGGAAATGCTGGCAATGATTCATGAGCCCGCCAGCAGGTCGGCCTATCGTCTTGATACTGACATGGCACAGGAAGTACTGAATGGACTACTGGAAATAAAATCTGTTCAAGTGGCTGCAATACGTCTTGACGATAATTCAAAGCTGGCAATGGTGGAGAGACCCATTTTTGCTTCCCGGTACCGACTCCTCTCAGATTATATTTTTGACCCTATCCGCATACACCGACAGCAACTGTATAGTCATGAACCTGAAAAAGAGCACTTTGGGGAGCTGATTCTTTCAATTGACACGGCCTATGAAGGCAAGGCATTTATTCAAAGATCTATCGTTGTCCTGTTTGCCGGGATAATACGTGCCATAGCAATGGCCCTGCTGCTGTACCTGATCTACTCAACATTGCTGACTCGCCCCATGAATCGTTTAATACACCATTTATCAAGCATTAACCCTGAAGAACCCGGACAACAGCAACTGCCAGTACCTGAAGGTAATGAAAAGAATGAATTAGGTCTCTGGGTCAGAACTGCCAATAAACTGTTAACGTCTATTAACTACCATCAAAGTCTTCGTCAGAAAGCAGAAGCACGTATTATGAGGCTCTCGCAATATGACTACCTGACCAGACTACCAAACCGGCGTACCATCCAGAACCAGATCAATACATTTATCCAAAAGGCCACAAAAAAGCATGAGAACATCGCCATTCTCTGCCTCGGGTTGGATGATTTTAAATCATTAAATGCCCAGGTAAATTTCAATGCTGCCGAACATATTCTGGTAAAAGTCGCGGACCGCCTTAGAAACTGTATCGGCAATAACGCCTATATTGGCCGGTTAGGTGAAGATCAGTTTGCGATTATTCAATCAAAGATCGAGCAGCCCTACGAGGCTGCAGAAATGGCTCAGTCTCTGATCAGGCAGCTTGACAGACCTTTCGAGATTAACAGTGAACAGCTGACAATCAGTGCTACCGTAGGAATAACGCTCTTTCCTGGTGATGGTGAGGATGTCGACACGTTACTGCAACAGGCTGAGTTTGCCATGATTATGGCAAAGTCCAGAAGCCACAACCGCTACCAATTTTATGTTGCCACTCTTGATACCGAAGTCCGCCAGCGCAAACGGCTGGAGATGGACCTCCATCAAGCCCTTGAAAAATGCGAACTCAGTTTGGCCTTTCAGCCACAGTTTAACTATCAACAACGCAAGCTGTCGGGAGCAGAGGCATTGCTGCGCTGGAATCACCCGGAGAAAGGATTAATCTCGCCGGATATGTTCATTCCCATGGCAGAACACAGCCTTGATATTATTCCTATTGGTGACTGGGTTCTGGAAAATGCATGCCAACAGTTAAATAAGTGGCATATTGCTGGTTTTCACAACCTGCGTATGGCAGTCAACCTCTCTGCTATTCAGCTGCAGGATCAGAATATTGCGGATCGTATCGCGTTTTTACTGAATAAATATCAGGTTCCCCCTGAGGCTCTGGAGCTTGAGGTGACAGAAACCTCCATTATTGATGATCTGGAAGCATCGAAAGCCCAGCTCCAGACCATTAAAAGCATAGGCGTAACCCTTGCTCTTGATGACTTTGGAACGGGGTATTCCTCCCTGGGTTACCTTAAACAGTTTCCATTCGATAAAATCAAAATTGATAAGTCCTTTATTGAAGATCTTCCTGAGAACAGGGAAAACTGTGGCATCGTTGAGGCCATTGTTCAGATTGGCAAGAGCTTCGGCCTGAAAGTTCTTGCAGAGGGTGTAGAGACTGTTGAGCAAGACGCCTATCTGGCGCAAAGAGGCTGTCAGGAAGGGCAAGGCTATTACTACGGAAAGCCTCTGTCGGCCCATGACTTTATCAGTCTTGTATCAAGCCAGAGTGTTTCGTCAAGTAATACGCAGGTAAAGGCTAGAGATAATGGTAGTGAGGGAGACAATAATGGCTGA
- a CDS encoding glycosyltransferase, with protein MIRRFNKWRLLKDINRAIEHEGFDKIILWLSLPTAVDMVGSFNEQASIYYCGDDFEGLDGVDHKMVKPLEQELAEKVDLILVVSKVLTRKFTHPDSIILPHGVDYPLFSTPAARPHDLPENGPIAGFYGSISAWLETDILVQSAIALPSWQFVFIGDIKTDVSSLQALPNVQFLGARPHNQLPAYIQHWNVAMLPFRDNKQIAACNPLKLREYLASGTPIASTTFPAAREYEELLAIQSPKEPFSRVILRANKQREEKARRQSRVSTESWQHRATQLEALINHLSR; from the coding sequence TTGATTCGCCGATTTAACAAATGGCGTTTACTGAAAGACATTAACAGAGCAATAGAACACGAGGGATTTGACAAGATTATTCTCTGGCTCTCACTGCCAACAGCCGTCGATATGGTGGGTAGCTTTAATGAGCAAGCTTCTATCTACTACTGTGGTGATGATTTTGAAGGCCTTGATGGCGTTGATCACAAAATGGTCAAACCATTAGAACAGGAGCTGGCTGAAAAAGTTGATCTGATCCTTGTCGTCAGCAAAGTACTGACCAGGAAATTTACTCATCCTGACTCCATCATTCTACCCCACGGTGTTGATTACCCGCTTTTCTCAACACCGGCAGCCAGGCCCCATGATCTTCCAGAAAATGGCCCTATTGCCGGTTTCTACGGCAGTATTTCTGCCTGGCTGGAGACGGATATACTGGTTCAATCGGCCATTGCCCTACCCAGCTGGCAGTTTGTTTTTATTGGTGACATTAAAACCGATGTCTCATCCCTTCAGGCACTGCCCAATGTGCAATTTCTGGGAGCCAGGCCCCATAATCAACTACCTGCCTACATTCAGCACTGGAACGTTGCCATGCTGCCCTTTCGAGACAACAAACAGATCGCTGCCTGTAATCCCTTGAAGTTGAGAGAATATCTTGCATCGGGTACGCCTATTGCTTCCACAACTTTTCCTGCAGCCAGAGAATATGAAGAACTCTTGGCTATTCAGTCACCTAAAGAGCCATTTTCCAGAGTAATTTTGAGGGCCAATAAACAGAGGGAAGAGAAAGCCAGAAGACAGAGCAGAGTCTCTACCGAATCATGGCAGCACAGAGCCACTCAGCTCGAAGCACTGATCAACCACTTATCACGTTAA